CCCATTGCACGACCATGCCGGCGGTCCAGCGCACCGTTTCGGTCAGGCCGCGGGCAGCGCGGGCACCGGGTGACGGAAGAGCTCTTGGCCGCGGTGTCAGTAAATCGCCGATCCCGTGTACAAGCCCGCTGACCGCCAGCTTCGCCAAGGCTTCAAGCGTTCCCTGCGGCGTAATGTTGAAGTGCTCGAAGATGTGGTCGTGAAGGAAATAGGCGACTTCCAATTCGACTGGCTGACCTACGCGGCGCGCGGCAAGATCCAGAGCCCTTTCCCAATTGTCTTGCCACGCACCGCCATTCGGGTGATGTCCGACGCCATGAATGCAAAGTACTTTTACTGCGGGCATTATTATTCCTACAGTATTGATTTCAATTTATTTGCTTATATTGACTATATACTACAATCTAATCAGGAATAAGCCAGATCGCCATAATATTCCGTGAACTAAGATGACGCTTCGTCTTTATTCGTGATCTCTACGTCAGTCTCTCGCGACCGCACGTGCCGGATTGCCCACAACCGTTGCACCGGGCGGAACATCGCGGGTCACCACACTGCCCGCGCCGACGATGGCGTTGGCTCCAATTGACACGCCGGGCAAAATGACCGCGCGCCCCCCAACCCAGACATTCTCGCCGATTGTGACAGGCTTGGCGACTTCAAGACCGGCTGCGCGCTCAACCGGATCTTTGCTGTGCTCTGCACAATAGACATGGACCCCCGGTCCAAACATAGTCCCTGCGCCGACATGGACCCTGGCCGTGTCGAGAATGACGCAGCCAACATTCATGTAGACCCGTTCCTCCAAAAAGAGATTGTAGCCATAGACGCAATGAAACGGGGCCTCCAAGCGAATATTGTCTCCGGCAAGGCCGAAAAGCGCGGCGAGTTCCGGCGCGACATCGCCCCGCTTGGATGGAGGCATCGAATTGTGACCGTGGACAATCTCATAGGTCCGGCTGCGCAGCCGGTCGAGTTCGTCATCAACACAGCAATACATCAGCCCGGCTTCCATCTTCTCGCGTTCGCTGGCCATTTCGCCTCCTCTTCGCCGACTGCTTTTCCTTTGTCATGCACCGCTTGCGCTGGGTCAAGGACATCCGCGGCCTCACCGTTAAGCTGGGGATATCGAATCAGCGGAAAGAGTGTCATGTCGAAGATTGTGATCATTCAGGGGCATCCGGACCCGGCAGGCAACCGGCTTTGCCACGCATTGGGCCATGCCTATGCAGAAGGCGCACGGGACGCCGGACATGACGTTGAATTCATCGAAATCGGGAAACTGGATTTTCCGCTCCTGCGCAGTCCGGTTGACTGGAACGCGGGTGCCGAGGCCACGCCGCCAGTGCTCATACCCGCACAGAAAGCCTGCCTTGACGCAAACCATCTCGTCTTCATCTACCCACTATGGCTTGGCACAATGCCGGCACTCCTCAAAGGGTTTCTGGAGCAGGTGTTCCGGCCGGGCGTCGCCCTCAGCCAGGGCGACGGTTTCCCCAAGGCCATGCTGCGCGACAAGTCTGCACGTATCGTCGTCACCATGGGCATGCCAGCCCTTGCCTACCGGTTTTTCTTCATGGCGCACAGTTTGAAAAACCTGCAGCGCAACATTTTGGGCTTTGTCGGCATCAAGCCGATCCGCAACACATTGTTCGGCATGGTCGAAGGTGTCAGCGACAAGAAAAGGTCGACCTGGCTCGAACAGATGCGCTCGCTCGGGCGGCAGGCGCGCTAGAGCTGGTCAGTCACGCCTGATTGTCACCGACCACCAAGGCGGCGCCTGCTTGCCGTAACTGTGCTGCTTGCCGGGAACAAGCGGCGAGGCATCATCGAAGGACGCAATCGTCAGGGAAATCTTGTCGTATCCCTCATCAATCGCGCAAACGGTTCCGCCGCATTTCGGGCAGAAACCACGCCGGGTCTTTTGCGATGACTGATAGAGCGCGGGTTCACCGCCCTCGCCGGTCCACACGAGCCTGTCGATCGGAAATTCAACCCAGGCGACCGTCGGTGCACCTGACCAGCGCTGGCATGTCCTGCAGGAACACAGGTGCGGGAATGTCGGCCTGCCCTCCACCCGGAAACGAATATGTCCGCAAAGGCATTGCCCTTCATGGTTCTTCATGTCGATCCTCCGCGTGGCTTGAACACCAAGGTAAATAGAGGTGTTAAAGCAAACTTTTTAGGTCACGGAGCGGGACATATTGATGCGCCTGCATGTCGCCGCCGATCCATCCAAAACCGGTAAAGCCCGCGGCGCTGCTGCCAGGCTCCGGCTCGGTCGCGTGACCGGAAAACACATGCTGCAGTTCCAGCAAGGCATAGGGCCGCGCCCAGAGCCATTCTCTATTGGCCACTGCTTTCAGGTCCGGCTCTGGAAGAGCCTCGTCGCTCCATGCGAAGAAATAGAGACAGAACCCGTAGTCCTCGACCGGCTGAACGGACATCAGACGCATCTGAAGCCGGTTTTCGCAATAGTCGCGTGCCGCATTGATATCGTTGACCCGCAGGGTGATATGCGCCAGCGTCGCTTGCCCGCCAATGGGGTGGCCATCCCCTGGCGCGCCTGCTCTTCCCTCAAATCCCTGTTGCAGGAGTTCAATCGCAAAGCCCTGCGGATCGTGAAGATGGCTCATATAGCCGATATCCTTGAACTGTCGCGGTGCGGTCACCGCGCAACCGCGCGTTGCGAGATATGCTACGGCCGTATCGAGATCGCGGACCGTTATTCCGATCTTCCAGTAGAGGCCGTCGGGTCGCGACCTGTATGGCGAAGACGCACCGCCCGTCAGCTCGAGCAAACACTGGTCGCCATCATAACCAAGCAAGGGTTCATCCGGTTTGCCAAAATCGCGCATGCCCAGAATTCCGCTGTAGAATTCAACGAGTTCCTGTGGGTTTTCAACACGAAGGCAGTGGCGTGAAATCTTCATCGGATTCTATACGTCAAAGTGTCAGAGAACCGGCGTAGCTTAGCAGCAGGCCAAGCAGCGCCGAAACTGCAAGCACCCGCAGCATGCCCCATTTGAGCACCAGCAATAAAATGCCGGAGATGAGCGTCAGCAAAACGACCCGCCAATCCAGTGTTGCGGGATCGGGTTGCCACACCATGATCGGGCCATAGCTCCGAGCGTCAACCGTCGTGAAGGCGACATGCAAGGCGAACCAGATCGAAAGGTTCAGGATGACACCGACAACGGCTGCGGTGATCGCAGCCAAAGCGCCCCGTAGCCGGGGCTGTGCACCGATCCAGTCAATGTAAGGCGCACCGGCAAAAATCCAAAGGAAGCATGGTGCGAAGGTCGCCCACAGCGTCACGAGCGCACCGGCGATACCCAGTATCAATCCACCTTTGCCGAAGGCGGACAGGAAGCCGACAAACTCCGTTACCAGAATAAGGGGGCCCGGCGTCGTCTCGGCAAGCCCAAGACCGTCCATCATCGCGCCTGCCGAAAGCCAGCCATGATGGCTGACGACATCTTGCGCCATATAGGCAAGCACGGCGTAGGCGCCGCCGAACGTGACAACGGCAAGCTTTGAGAAAAAGAACCCGAGTTCGGCCAGAAACGAAGGCCCCAAAGCCGTAATAGCCAGCAACGGCAACCACCATATCGCCAACCACAGGGCGATGGTCTGAACCGTCTTTGCAAGTGATGTCTGCCGAACAACCGGCTCCTGCACGTCACCTTTCGGCATCCCACCCAGGAACCCGATCAACGCCGCAGCCAGGATAATCAAAGGAAATGGCAGGTTGAGGAAAAAGATGCCGATAAATGCCAGCGCCGCGATGGCCCAATGACGGGACTGATGGAGCGCCCGTTTTGCCACCCGCAGCAGTGCCTCAATAACGATGACCAACACCGCTGCCTTGATCCCCAGGAACAGGGCCGAGACCAGCGGCACGCTGCCGAGATAGGCATAAAGCACAGCCAGCCCCAGCATGACCGCGGCTCCGGGCAGCACGAACAGCAACCCGGCAATCAACCCTCCGGCAACGCCCTGAAGCCGCCAGCCAGCATAGGTGGCAAGCTGCATCGCCTCGGGACCCGGCAACAGCATGCAAAAACTCAGCGCGTTAAGATATTGTTTTTCCGCTAGCCAGCGCTTTTCCTCGACCAGCACCCGGTGCATCAATGCGATCTGTGCGGCCGGTCCGCCGAACGACAGGATTCCAATCCGCCAAAAAGCCGCGATAAGTTCAGGAAGCCGCGCTGTCGCCGGCTCCTCGGCCTCAATCGGCTTCGGTGCGCTCATCGCTGGATATACCACACTGGTGCGCACGCAGGCCGGACTGTTGCAATCTCAAACGCTTGCCGCATCGCGCGTTCTTCCCATGCCGGTTTGCCTGATGCCTGTAAGTGATTGTAGCGCCGGGAATTCACCGACGTCTTGGATCCATCATTGTCAAATCCAACCGGGGACCGTCAAGAGCCCGTGAAGGCAACAAGCCTGCTTTCGGTGGCAAAGGTTCTGAAAGAAAATCCAACCGGATTTCATTGACATTCTCTATCATGGATATATTTTATCCATGAATAGGAGACGATCATGAAGCTGAGCGATGGAGTCGAATGGGCCATACATTGTGCCATGTTGCTCGGCAACATTCCCGAAAATGCGACACTTTCCGGAAAGGCTCTGGCGGAGTTTCACGGCATACCGGAGAGTTATCTGCTCAAACATCTGAAACAGCTTGTCGCCAGGGGTGTTCTTGAATCGGTCTCAGGCCCGCGCGGCGGTTATCGCCTCGCCCGTGCACCCGACGAGATCACGCTTCTTGATATCGTCCAGGCCGTCGACGGCAACCGCCCGGCCTTTCGCTGCACGGAGATTCGGCGGCGCGGCCCGTGCCGCCTCGACGACAGCGCTTATCCGCTTTGCTGCGGGGTGAACCGGGCGATGATGCGCGCCGAACAGGCGTGGCGAAATGCACTCAAGGAGCAAACGCTGGACGACATATCACAAGATTTCTTTGCAACGGCGGACCCGCGCCTCCTGCCGCTTGGAGAAAACTGGCTTGCGGAAAACACAAGGATGCCGAAATCATGATTATCTTCGTTACCGGCGCAACCGGTGTCCTCGGTCGCCCCACCGTTCAACGCCTTGTCCAGAATGGACATCAGGTGCGTGCGCTCAGCCGCTCAGAAGCAAACCGGCATATTATTATGGAGGACGGCGCGATCCCAATGGCGGCGGATCTGTTTGACCCGCTCTCCGTGACGTCGGCACTTCATGACTGCGAGGCGGTCTTGCATCTTGCAACGCGCATTCCGCCGGTATCCAGCATGAAAAACCCAGGCGCCTGGGACGAAAATGACAGGATCAGGCGTGAAGGCACCCATTGCCTGATACGGGCGGCAGAACGCACTTCCTCTGTTCGAACCTTTGTCTATCCGAGCGTATCCATCTTCTACGGCGACGCCGGTCCGCAATGGGTTTCGGCCGAGGATGCAGCCATCGAACCGCTTGAAATTCACAGATCAACCATCGACGCGGAAAACGCTGTTCTGGGTTTCAGCAAAACCGGGCCACACAACAAGGGGGTTGTTCTGCGCTTCGGCAACTTCTACGGACCGACGTCGCCGGACAGCGCGCAGACCATCGCCATGGCCCGAAAGGGATTTGCGATATCCGTTGCGCCCTCGCCGGCCTACAAGTCGATGATCTGGATTGACGACGCGGCATCGGCCATTGTCGAAGCGGCGGAGAGCGCGCCGACCGGTCTCTATGATGTCGTTGAGGACGATCCGGCGACACAGTTTGAAGCGATTGCCGCGATCGCGACCGCCGTCAGGCGCCGCCGTCTTCTTAAACTACCACGCGTCTTGCTACGCATCGCCATCCCCAAAAATCTGCGCGATTTGCTGACCCGAAGCCAGCGCATTTCCAACACGCGGTTTCGCGACGTGACAGGCTGGAGGCCCCAGGTGCCGTCACAAAGAATCGGGTGGCAGATGATGGCTCAAAAGGACAAATCGACGGACGAGACCCCGTCCCTGCACGGCACGAGCAAACACCCGGCTTGATTCAATTCATATTAGTTGTAACATACAACTAATATGAAAGACGGCGCGCGGCAGAGTAGGTCAACCATCGAGCAGATCAGATCGGCTTCGCGAAGGCTGGTGCGAGAACTCGGCTTTATGAACCGTAATCTCGCCGGGAGCGACCTGTCGCCATCGGGCGTTCATGCACTTTTGCTGCTCCAGTCTCATAAAGGTCTGACTGCAGGACAGCTATCCGATCAATTATTGTTGGAGAAATCGACGGTAAGCCGGCTGGTTCGCTCGCTTGTCCAGCGGGGCGAGATAACGGAGTTACCCTCGCAGGAAGACCGCCGGATCAAGCATCTGGATTTGACCGGGAGGGGAAGACTAACCCTTG
This portion of the Hoeflea prorocentri genome encodes:
- the chrA gene encoding chromate efflux transporter; the encoded protein is MSAPKPIEAEEPATARLPELIAAFWRIGILSFGGPAAQIALMHRVLVEEKRWLAEKQYLNALSFCMLLPGPEAMQLATYAGWRLQGVAGGLIAGLLFVLPGAAVMLGLAVLYAYLGSVPLVSALFLGIKAAVLVIVIEALLRVAKRALHQSRHWAIAALAFIGIFFLNLPFPLIILAAALIGFLGGMPKGDVQEPVVRQTSLAKTVQTIALWLAIWWLPLLAITALGPSFLAELGFFFSKLAVVTFGGAYAVLAYMAQDVVSHHGWLSAGAMMDGLGLAETTPGPLILVTEFVGFLSAFGKGGLILGIAGALVTLWATFAPCFLWIFAGAPYIDWIGAQPRLRGALAAITAAVVGVILNLSIWFALHVAFTTVDARSYGPIMVWQPDPATLDWRVVLLTLISGILLLVLKWGMLRVLAVSALLGLLLSYAGSLTL
- a CDS encoding GFA family protein, producing the protein MKNHEGQCLCGHIRFRVEGRPTFPHLCSCRTCQRWSGAPTVAWVEFPIDRLVWTGEGGEPALYQSSQKTRRGFCPKCGGTVCAIDEGYDKISLTIASFDDASPLVPGKQHSYGKQAPPWWSVTIRRD
- a CDS encoding RrF2 family transcriptional regulator, yielding MKLSDGVEWAIHCAMLLGNIPENATLSGKALAEFHGIPESYLLKHLKQLVARGVLESVSGPRGGYRLARAPDEITLLDIVQAVDGNRPAFRCTEIRRRGPCRLDDSAYPLCCGVNRAMMRAEQAWRNALKEQTLDDISQDFFATADPRLLPLGENWLAENTRMPKS
- a CDS encoding sugar O-acetyltransferase, with translation MASEREKMEAGLMYCCVDDELDRLRSRTYEIVHGHNSMPPSKRGDVAPELAALFGLAGDNIRLEAPFHCVYGYNLFLEERVYMNVGCVILDTARVHVGAGTMFGPGVHVYCAEHSKDPVERAAGLEVAKPVTIGENVWVGGRAVILPGVSIGANAIVGAGSVVTRDVPPGATVVGNPARAVARD
- a CDS encoding NAD(P)H-dependent oxidoreductase gives rise to the protein MSKIVIIQGHPDPAGNRLCHALGHAYAEGARDAGHDVEFIEIGKLDFPLLRSPVDWNAGAEATPPVLIPAQKACLDANHLVFIYPLWLGTMPALLKGFLEQVFRPGVALSQGDGFPKAMLRDKSARIVVTMGMPALAYRFFFMAHSLKNLQRNILGFVGIKPIRNTLFGMVEGVSDKKRSTWLEQMRSLGRQAR
- a CDS encoding VOC family protein is translated as MKISRHCLRVENPQELVEFYSGILGMRDFGKPDEPLLGYDGDQCLLELTGGASSPYRSRPDGLYWKIGITVRDLDTAVAYLATRGCAVTAPRQFKDIGYMSHLHDPQGFAIELLQQGFEGRAGAPGDGHPIGGQATLAHITLRVNDINAARDYCENRLQMRLMSVQPVEDYGFCLYFFAWSDEALPEPDLKAVANREWLWARPYALLELQHVFSGHATEPEPGSSAAGFTGFGWIGGDMQAHQYVPLRDLKSLL
- a CDS encoding NAD-dependent epimerase/dehydratase family protein, translated to MIIFVTGATGVLGRPTVQRLVQNGHQVRALSRSEANRHIIMEDGAIPMAADLFDPLSVTSALHDCEAVLHLATRIPPVSSMKNPGAWDENDRIRREGTHCLIRAAERTSSVRTFVYPSVSIFYGDAGPQWVSAEDAAIEPLEIHRSTIDAENAVLGFSKTGPHNKGVVLRFGNFYGPTSPDSAQTIAMARKGFAISVAPSPAYKSMIWIDDAASAIVEAAESAPTGLYDVVEDDPATQFEAIAAIATAVRRRRLLKLPRVLLRIAIPKNLRDLLTRSQRISNTRFRDVTGWRPQVPSQRIGWQMMAQKDKSTDETPSLHGTSKHPA